One window of Elaeis guineensis isolate ETL-2024a chromosome 11, EG11, whole genome shotgun sequence genomic DNA carries:
- the LOC105054457 gene encoding E3 ubiquitin-protein ligase PRT1: MAGAEAGEAMDSSSPSASSGGDGTLMDDFSNSLFQCCVCLDLLYKPIVLACGHISCFWCVHKAMHGLRASHCAICRQPYNHFPSICELLHFLLLKLEPAAYKRREKEVLEEEKRLDVYSPQFVDHLISERVHSGEIEKNDRLKANKREASKELTFQENRLENGICKQISMKDILCFLCKELLYQPVVLNCGHVFCESCLSSVVGDPLKCQVCQSLHPGEFPNICLDLDHFLEEQFPREYVMRRENVLLRKVQHRHGDLSSSVSHTDKQSTKSSCHVPEDDQWLTEDLSNVHVGVGCDSCGMYPIIGKRYKCKDCREAIGFDLCEACYNTSSKLPGRFNQQHTPDHKFELDDTQLLYRILMLRAMPEEDPQQDVAEADLPDDDQQDHANHDDVPEGNQNEDQFL; the protein is encoded by the exons ATGGCCGGCGCCGAGGCAGGAGAAGCCATGGACTCCTCTTCTCCCTCCGCGAGCTCGGGGGGAGATGGAACTCTCATGGACGACTTCTCCAACTCCCTCTTTCAGTGCTGCGTCTGCCT GGATCTCCTCTACAAACCCATTGTTCTTG CTTGTGGTCATATCTCTTGCTTTTGGTGTGTACATAAAGCTATGCATGGCTTGCGGGCATCACATTGTGCTATATGTAGGCAACCGTATAATCACTTTCCTAGTATCTGCGAATTACTCCACTTCTTGCTCCTAAAACTTGAACCTGCGGCCTATAAAAGAAGGGAAAAGGAAGTGCTAG AGGAAGAAAAACGTCTTGACGTCTACTCACCTCAGTTTGTAGATCACTTAATCTCTGAGAGGGTTCATTCTG GAGAGATCGAAAAAAATGACAGACTTAAAGCCAACAAAAGAGAAGCTTCAAAAGAACTTACTTTTCAAGAAAATAGACTTGAGAATGGAATTTGCAAACAAATTTCCATGAAGGACATATTATGTTTTCTTTGCAAGGAACTTTTGTATCAACCTGTTGTTCTCAATTGTGGGCATG TATTTTGCGAATCTTGCTTGTCTAGTGTAGTTGGTGATCCTCTTAAATGTCAAGTGTGTCAAAGTCTGCATCCTGGAGAATTTCCAAATATTTGCTTGGATCTGGATCATTTCTTGGAAGAACAATTTCCTAGAGAGTATGTGATGAGAAGAGAAAACGTACTGCTCAGAAAAGTTCAACATAGACATGGGGATCTATCATCCA GTGTTTCGCATACGGATAAACAAAGTACTAAATCATCCTGTCATGTCCCAGAAGATGATCAATGGCTAACTGAAGACTTGTCAAATGTTCATGTTGGAGTTGGCTGTGATTCATGTGGG ATGTATCCCATAATTGGGAAGAGGTACAAATGTAAAGACTGCAGAGAGGCAATTGGCTTTGATCTCTGTGAAGCATGCTATAATACTAGTTCTAAACTCCCTGGCAGATTCAATCAGCAGCACACACCTGACCACAAGTTTGAACTTGATGACACACAGTTGCTATATAGGATATTGATGCTCAGGGCCATGCCAGAGGAGGACCCTCAACAAGATGTTGCCGAAGCTGATCTCCCTGATGATGATCAACAAGACCATGCGAATCATGATGATGTACCAGAAGGAAATCAAAATGAGGATCAATTCTTATAG